Within the Clostridium scatologenes genome, the region TTTGCAGGTGCCATTCTTTGCTTAGCAATTATTTCTCTTAAAGGTTTAAAACCTTCTGTAGAGCTATATTGTAAAGCTAGTTTTCCATCTTTTTCTAAAACTTTTTGCATGATTCCTTCCATTTCTTTAACAGGAAATAATTCAGGAGCAGGTAATCCACCAGCAAAAGAAATGATTTCAGGCATTTCTGTTAATTTTAAAAGCTCTCTAATTTCTGATGCCTTTAGGCTATCAGCTCTTTCTGAAAAACGTATATCCATAAAAATCCCTCCGAAAAATTATATAATATTTAATGTGTATATTAACTTATTCTATAAAAAGTGAAAAAATCCTTTTTATTTATAGAAAATTGCATGATGTTTTAGATTGTTATTATAATTAATTTAAAATTCAGTGAATTTGAAAACATTTTCAAAGTGACTAAAATGATTTTTAAGGTTATTAATGTTACAATTTTTTATTCATTATTTTATTGATAGTTGAGGTTAAATATAATAATTTTTAAACATTATGCGTTTAAAACAAAGAAACGTTTTCAAAACTTCAAATAAGGTTATTTGTACTAAATATTTAAAAATAAGAAAAAAATAAAATCAAAAAATTCAAATGTTTAATAATAATCATATTTTAATTTTAAATGTATTGATATTGAGATAGAGTTTACTCCATTTAATATCAATACATTTAAAATTAAAAAATTTACCAACTTTTTATCTATATAAATAATATAAAATAGATATTAGTAAAAAAATATAGTATAATGTAAAAGGTTAAGTATACAACAATGAAATAAGTAGCATAAATGTAGAGGTGAAATAATTGAACAATAAATTAAAAATTAAAGAAAATAACAAACTATTTTTTATAGAAACATGGGGATGTCCGTATGTAGAAAATAGTAGGAATATATGAGAGGCTTTTAAGCTTGATCAACCCCTGTGTACAAAGCTGATTTTAAGATTGTTTTTGAATTTTATATTTAAAATTTTCTTATCCTTTATTATTATTTTATCGATTATTGTATTTGCAAAATCTTTTAATTGATTTCTTCCAATATTTAATATTAACTCCTTGTAATGAATATTATAAGCATTTAGTAATTCTTTTGAAAGCGTAAAACTAGATATTTTACTTAATAAGTTTATTTCCTGTTCATCAGCAAAAGTGTTTAATTCCTTAAGCTTTTCGTTAACTTCATTAAGCTTTTCTGCTATTTTCTTCTTTCTAATTATATAATCTTTTTCAGACATTGCATTATCATCAAATAAATATAAATCTTCCAATCTTTCTAAAGCTCTTTCGTATTTAGCTTTTTCTTTTTTATTAACTTCTAGACCAAATGAGTTATCCTCATTTGCATTTTTTTTGTTTTTTAATACATTTGATGCATAAGATTTGTTTTGTAAATCTTCTATATTTTCAATTCCGATAATATCTTTAAATACATTCCCATTAAGCAAAGCTTTTTCTAATAATTTAGAATCTAATTTTTTTATTTTATTTTGTGTTTTTAAAATATTAGATATAAAGTTAAATATAAAAGTTCCTACATAATTATCACTAATGGTTTTTTGGTTGCATCCCAAATGATTATATCTACCACTACAAACATATACGGAAGGTATAAATCCATCTAAATTCGGTTTGTCTTGTTTAGAATACAAATTATTATGGCATTCTCCACATTCTAATAACCCAGCAAATACATGGACTTTTCCATTAGCTCTAAATCCTGCTGCATTGTTTCTTTTTGCATTTTCATCCATAATAGCATTACATTTCCTCCATAATTCTTTAGAGATAATTCCTTTGTGATTATCTTCTATTACTACCCATTCATTCTCACTTTTAACTTTACCACGTCCGGGTTCACGATAATTATATCTGTATGTACCCTTATAAAATGGGTTTCTAATTATATCACTTATAGTTTTTGTGGTCCATGTACCATTTCGTTTGGTTTTTATATTATTTGCATTTAATAATGATCTTATTGCTGTAGTAGACTTAACTTTTAAATATGTGTTATAAATCAATTCGATAGTATTTTTTTCAGCATCATCTATTACAGGAAACTTTTTAATTTTATCCCAGATATAGCCGAGAGGTATTGGTGCACCATTCCAAAGACCTTTTGTTGCCCTATCTAACATTACTGCAGTAACCCTTTCACCTGTTAACTTTCTTTCGAGTTCTGCAAACACTAATATAATTTTCAACATAGCTTCACCCATAGCTGAACTAGTATCAAATTGTTCATTTTTACTTACAAAAGTAACATTAATTTTTTTTAATTCATTGTACATATCACAGAAGTCTAATAAATTTCTACTAATTCTATCTATTTTCCATACCAGTAAATGAGTAAATTCATTATTTCTAATCCTAGACATCATATTTTGAAAACCTGGTCTGTCTGTGTTTTTAGCAGAATATCCAGCATCCTCAAAAATTTCATAGTTATTTGTGTTAAGTACATAATTAGCATAATTAATAAGATCTTGTTTCTGGAGTGGTAAGGAATCTTTATCTATCTGATGATGAGTTGACACCCTTACATAAATAGCAACTTTAGTATCCATATTATACCTCCTATTATTTAAATTTCTTTATTAGTATTTTTCTTTTCTAATAAACATTCAATATCAGCCTTAAGTGCTACGATTAATAATTCTTCAAGTGTTCCTTCGGGATAACTGCCATTAAATAACTTATCAACATCTTTTACTAAATCTAAGTCTATTATCTGTTCAACTGCTTTTTTTACACATTTTAAATCTTCTCTAACATTTATATATTCATTTTCTTTTATCCCATATATCCAGTATTCCTCGGGCATACTACTCTCACAAACTAATTTTTCGATAAATGCTTTGCTAGGGTTTCTCTTACCATTTTCAATCATATTATAATAACTTTCACTAACTTCAAGTTTTTCTGCAAATTCTTTTTTTAGTAAATTTTTATTTTCTCTATATTTCTTAAGTCTTTCATTAAACATTATTATCACCTATTCCTTTCATAGTACATAATTTATTATATCAAACTTTACAAAAAAGTAAAGTACTTAGACGATAACTTTTCAAATCAGAAAATTTATTAACTGTATGTAATATGTAGTAAAATGGAGAAAAATGAATATAATTTAATTAAATACCCATATTTAACCATTTTTTAAACTTAACAAATTAGAGAAGTTATTATACTATTATGTCAAGGAGGTGCACAAGACATGACACTAAAGGAACTAAGAAAGCAAAGTGGTTTAAAAGCTTATAAAATAGCTGAAATGCTTGGAATTAGCAGAGCACAATTAAATAATTTAGAAAAAGGTAAATATAAAATGGACAAACTTAAAATTGAAAAGTTAAGTGAAGTTTATTGTAAAGAAATTAAAGAAATTAAATTGATAGTTTCAAAAGGAGGCGAAGGTAATGTCTGAAAAAGAAAAAAAGTTTAATAGGTTATTAGATCAATTAAAGAAGAAAGCAGGTGACAATAAATGAGTGAAGAAATGAAAAGAGCTTGGAAAATTCTTAATGACCGTTATGGAATTTATACTATGAAGCAGCTAAAAGATGAAATGGCAAAAACGGTATTAGACATAGGAATTTTTACTATGCCACTTACTACAGATAATGATGTAAAGGCAAATACAAATTAAATACATTATTCTTCCATCAGAGGACACAATAATTTCGAGGCGAGAAAAATGGGAAGAAAAGGAAATGATATAAAAGTAGTAGTAATGAATCCAGAAAAAATTTCTCACATGGAAGAAACACTGACAAAGTTATTATATGAAGAATATATGAAACAGATTTCTGAGGAGGATTTTAGGAAAATCTTTGGGAAACAATATCCCAAAAAGGAGGATTAAGCAATGAAGGATCTAATACCAACAGAATTTAAAAACAAAACCATCAAATCTACAGAATTAGTTGAAGTTGTAAATCAATTTAGAAAAGCAGAAGGGAATAAGACAGAATTAAGACATGATAATTTCATGGACAAAATTAAAAAAGAAATTGAAACATTAGAAAAACTAGATGTACCAGCCGCCCTTAAT harbors:
- a CDS encoding recombinase family protein — its product is MDTKVAIYVRVSTHHQIDKDSLPLQKQDLINYANYVLNTNNYEIFEDAGYSAKNTDRPGFQNMMSRIRNNEFTHLLVWKIDRISRNLLDFCDMYNELKKINVTFVSKNEQFDTSSAMGEAMLKIILVFAELERKLTGERVTAVMLDRATKGLWNGAPIPLGYIWDKIKKFPVIDDAEKNTIELIYNTYLKVKSTTAIRSLLNANNIKTKRNGTWTTKTISDIIRNPFYKGTYRYNYREPGRGKVKSENEWVVIEDNHKGIISKELWRKCNAIMDENAKRNNAAGFRANGKVHVFAGLLECGECHNNLYSKQDKPNLDGFIPSVYVCSGRYNHLGCNQKTISDNYVGTFIFNFISNILKTQNKIKKLDSKLLEKALLNGNVFKDIIGIENIEDLQNKSYASNVLKNKKNANEDNSFGLEVNKKEKAKYERALERLEDLYLFDDNAMSEKDYIIRKKKIAEKLNEVNEKLKELNTFADEQEINLLSKISSFTLSKELLNAYNIHYKELILNIGRNQLKDFANTIIDKIIIKDKKILNIKFKNNLKISFVHRG
- a CDS encoding helix-turn-helix domain-containing protein, encoding MFNERLKKYRENKNLLKKEFAEKLEVSESYYNMIENGKRNPSKAFIEKLVCESSMPEEYWIYGIKENEYINVREDLKCVKKAVEQIIDLDLVKDVDKLFNGSYPEGTLEELLIVALKADIECLLEKKNTNKEI
- a CDS encoding helix-turn-helix domain-containing protein, with translation MTLKELRKQSGLKAYKIAEMLGISRAQLNNLEKGKYKMDKLKIEKLSEVYCKEIKEIKLIVSKGGEGNV